The window CCAGCGAGTCCGGTGGCCGACCCGCATGGCGGTCGTGGTTGCCGAGGACGAGCGACACGTCGAGGTCCGTGTGTCGGTCACGCCACGCCGTCAATGCCACATGCACCGCTTCGCTCTGACTCGCCTTGGCGTGAAAGAAATCGCCGAGAATGATCAGGCGTTTGGCATCGCCGAGCGCCTCGTCGAGTCGTTGCAAGTCCGCGGCGGTGTTGCCATCGGGGATCGGCATGCCGGCCGCGCGAAACACGTCCGCCTTCCCGAAGTGGGGGTCGGCGATCAACGTCGCATCCCCCCACCGCAACGCTCGCTGTGGCAAGGCGGTGAACTCGTGTTGGGCGAACGTGAATCGCATCCGTGCGACCGATCCTAGCCGGCCGCGCGTTCGAGTTGGCGCATCATCCGCTCGATCCGGTCGGCGGCTGCTTCGACGCGGATCGTTTGGCTGCTGATCCGCTGGGCCCAGATCGGAAACGCCATCGGCGTCAGTCGCCCCGGCTCGGTCAGGATCAACTTCTGGTTCCGCAAGTCGGCCAACGCCGCGGCGAGCCGGTCGATCTCGAGCTGGCGTTCGAGCACCTCACGTCGCGCCTGCTCGAGCAACAGGTTTTGCGGATCGAACTCGATGAAAACGTCGAAGAACAACTGCGCGGAGGCTTGCAACTGCCGCGTGGACTTCGGCGCGCCCGGCGAGGTGGCCAGCACCAACCCCGCCACGCGTGAGATGTCACGGAACTGCCGCTTGGTCAGCTCGCCGGCATTGAGACACGCCAGCAGATCGTCGAGCAACCCGTCGGCCGAGAGCAGCGATCGCCACGTCGGTTCATCAAGCTTCAACGGCCCGGACGCGAGCAGTTCAATACCGTAATCGGTGAACGATGCGGTGATGCTCACGTCGAAGCGTCGACCGATGCGATGAGCGATCACACTGCCGAGGCCTTCGTGAACGAGCCGACCAAGCAGCGGATAAAGAAAGTGATGATCGCCTTCGCGGGTGTGGATCGATTCGATGAGCAGTTCACCGTTGCCCGGCAGATGGCTCCACGCGTGCTGCACGTTCAGCAGCGGCGCGATTGTTCGCATCTCCAGGTCCGCATGATCGCCTTCGCGGGCCGACTCGAGTCGATCACGCACGGCGTCGGCCAGCAACGTACTCAGCGGGAAACGCCCGCCCGCCCAGCTCGGCACGCTGCCGCGCTTGCTCTTGGCCGGCCGAACCGTCGCGGCCATGTCACGCATGCTCACGAACTCCAACGGGCGCCCGGCGAACGTGAACGTGTCACCCGGCTTGAGCTTGCCGATGAACGCTTCCTCGATCGTGCCCAGCCGCTTGCCGTTGCGCAACTGCAGTGCGACGACACCGTCGGACGTGATGGTGCCAATCCCGAGGCGGTGCAAGCGGGCAAGCTTGTCGTCGCCGATGACATAGCGGCCATCTGGCCGGCGGACGACCTTGCGGAACTGCGGGTAAGCGTCGAGCGTCGGACCGCCGCGTTCGACGAAGTCGAGTACCCACTGCCATTCCTCGTCGGTCAATTCGGCGAATGCCGCGGCGGTGCGCACTTCGGACAGCAGTTCATCCGCGTCGAACCCACCTCCCGCCGCCACGGTCACGACATGCTGGGCCAGTACGTCCAACGGCTTGCGCAGCGGCAACCGTGGCTCGACCGACTTCCGCTCCACGCCCTCCCGCGCGGCGGAAAACTCGACCAACTCGAACGCATGCGTTGGCACACAGATCACCGTGCTGGTGAGCCCCGGCGTATGGCCACTGCGCCCGGCACGCTGGATCAACCTGGCGATGCCTTTCGGGCTGCCGATCTGGACGACGCGATCGACCGCCGGGTAGTCGACGCCGAGATCGAGGCTGCTGGTGCAGACGACCGCGCGCAGTCGCCCCTCGCGCAAGAGACCTTCGACCTCGATGCGAATCTTGCGGTCGAGGCTGCCGTGATGGATGGCGATTTCGCCAAGCCAATCGGGACGTTTGGCGAGGATCGTGCGGAACCACACCTCGACCTGAGCGCGCGTGTTGGCAAAGACCAGCGACGTGCCGCCCCGCTCGAGTTCGGCCACGACGGCGTCGGCCATCCGCAGCCCCATATGCCCGCCCCACGGGAAGCGCTCGATGCTCTCCGGCAGGAGTGTCCGCACTTCGATCGGCTTGCTCGCGTCACCATGCACCATGACGCCGCCATC of the Planctomycetota bacterium genome contains:
- a CDS encoding ligase-associated DNA damage response DEXH box helicase, whose protein sequence is MSATAPLEKLFAERGWTPFVFQLEAWRYFLDGRSGLVHAPTGSGKTLSVFGGPLAERLQREVTPPRKRSRGEPHAVLWITPMRALANDTAHALTRMIEAAGLDWSVELRTSDTSQSVRKRQRDRLPTVLVTTPESLSVLLSYPNARQSFTGLQSVIVDEWHELMSTKRGVQAELGIARLRQFNPQLRTWGLSATLGNLDQALATLCPDGGVMVHGDASKPIEVRTLLPESIERFPWGGHMGLRMADAVVAELERGGTSLVFANTRAQVEVWFRTILAKRPDWLGEIAIHHGSLDRKIRIEVEGLLREGRLRAVVCTSSLDLGVDYPAVDRVVQIGSPKGIARLIQRAGRSGHTPGLTSTVICVPTHAFELVEFSAAREGVERKSVEPRLPLRKPLDVLAQHVVTVAAGGGFDADELLSEVRTAAAFAELTDEEWQWVLDFVERGGPTLDAYPQFRKVVRRPDGRYVIGDDKLARLHRLGIGTITSDGVVALQLRNGKRLGTIEEAFIGKLKPGDTFTFAGRPLEFVSMRDMAATVRPAKSKRGSVPSWAGGRFPLSTLLADAVRDRLESAREGDHADLEMRTIAPLLNVQHAWSHLPGNGELLIESIHTREGDHHFLYPLLGRLVHEGLGSVIAHRIGRRFDVSITASFTDYGIELLASGPLKLDEPTWRSLLSADGLLDDLLACLNAGELTKRQFRDISRVAGLVLATSPGAPKSTRQLQASAQLFFDVFIEFDPQNLLLEQARREVLERQLEIDRLAAALADLRNQKLILTEPGRLTPMAFPIWAQRISSQTIRVEAAADRIERMMRQLERAAG
- the pdeM gene encoding ligase-associated DNA damage response endonuclease PdeM: MRFTFAQHEFTALPQRALRWGDATLIADPHFGKADVFRAAGMPIPDGNTAADLQRLDEALGDAKRLIILGDFFHAKASQSEAVHVALTAWRDRHTDLDVSLVLGNHDRHAGRPPDSLGFDVRGEFAEAGLNFAHHPPEAPDTPTLCGHLHPAVRLPDYDGSHVRVPCVCVDEDVLVLPAFGSFTGGCVMEPRPGRRLFAVAAGRVCEVPTTPGLQRQRR